A single genomic interval of Mycolicibacterium holsaticum DSM 44478 = JCM 12374 harbors:
- a CDS encoding MspA family porin: protein MTVGYVLRRGITVLAVGGLIGGLASVPASAQPAVEPVVDVVPGPPPPEGAPPPEGAVPPDALPPPDDGAVASTPPVVKEAPDGWRLELGAKDETQAPIPPLTTALSSREYVVGGTYTGKLSGPDDGTAPTGTLEVGYEIGCGIDMSTSNGVSLTGTAGINPSLGILGIDAAGPVELGVLPGLGGNLGGGITVGLKPGLINVVPVTKKEFTGAEPWVMVSDFRVKIDGCVGESFIRSYAFLTRSTEVSEAIVAWYGVTKNI from the coding sequence GTGACGGTTGGATATGTGCTGCGGCGCGGCATCACCGTGTTGGCGGTCGGCGGGCTGATCGGTGGCCTGGCGAGCGTGCCGGCGTCGGCCCAACCGGCGGTGGAACCCGTCGTCGACGTGGTTCCGGGCCCACCCCCACCGGAGGGTGCACCGCCGCCTGAAGGTGCGGTGCCTCCTGACGCGTTACCGCCGCCGGACGACGGTGCGGTCGCGTCCACGCCGCCGGTCGTCAAGGAGGCCCCCGACGGTTGGCGGCTGGAACTGGGCGCCAAGGATGAGACCCAGGCCCCGATTCCTCCGCTCACCACCGCGCTGTCCTCGCGCGAGTACGTGGTCGGCGGGACCTACACCGGCAAGCTGAGCGGTCCCGACGACGGCACAGCGCCCACCGGCACGCTCGAGGTCGGCTACGAGATCGGTTGCGGCATCGATATGAGCACGTCCAACGGCGTCTCGCTGACCGGCACCGCGGGCATCAACCCGTCGCTCGGGATTCTGGGAATCGACGCCGCCGGACCGGTGGAGCTCGGGGTGTTGCCCGGCCTCGGCGGCAACCTCGGCGGTGGTATCACCGTCGGGCTCAAACCCGGTCTGATCAACGTGGTGCCGGTGACGAAGAAGGAGTTCACCGGCGCCGAGCCGTGGGTGATGGTCAGCGACTTCCGGGTCAAGATCGACGGCTGTGTCGGCGAGTCGTTCATCCGCTCGTATGCGTTTTTGACCCGTTCCACCGAAGTCTCGGAGGCGATCGTCGCTTGGTACGGCGTGACCAAGAACATCTAG